The window ATCAGCTATGCCGTTAGCGAAGTGACGATCGCGGGCCACCTGCTTGAGATCTTCAAATCGATGGTGCCGGCCAACGATCTGGAATTTCGTTATGGCGTCAATGCCCCGACGGTGCGCATCGAGGGATTGACGCTTGGCGGACGGTAACGCCGGCGGCATGCCCGACCAGGTTTTGGCGCGCGATGGCGCGCTGCTGCGGGAAACCGTGCGGGAGGCAGGCCGGCTGGCGCTGTCGCTTTTTCGTACCGAGCTCAAAAACTGGACCAAGGGCGCGTCCTCGCCGGTGTCGGAAGCCGACATCAGGGTGAACGATCTCCTCGAGAAGCGGCTGCGCGCGGTGACGCCGGATTATGGCTGGCTGTCGGAAGAGAGCGTCGACGACGATACACGGCTCGGCAAGCATCTCGTCTGGATCGTCGATCCGATCGACGGCACCCGTGGCTATCTCGCCGGCCGCGAAGACTGGTGCGTCAGCGTGGCGCTGGTGGAAGACGCATCGCCCCTGCTGGCGGCCGTGTTCGCGCCCGCCACGGACGAATTTTTCTTTGCCGCGCGCGGCGAGGGCGCCACGCTTGATGGGGTGCCGGTCCATGCGACGCCGGGCAGGGAGCTGGATTTTTCCCGCATCGCCGGTCCGAAGCCGCTGGTCGAGCGGCTCAACCTGTCACCGGGTGAAATTACGCTTTATCCCCGGATAGGATCGCTGGCGCTTCGGCTATGCCGGGTCGCGCAAGGAAGCCTGGACGCGGCCTTTGCTGGCGGCCAAAGCCGCGACTGGGACCTTGCGGCGGCCAATTTGATCGTGCAGGAAGCCAATGGTAACATGACCGCGCTCTCCGGCGATAAAATCCTCTACAATCGCCGGGAGGTGACGCACGGGGTGCTGGTGGCAGCAGGAAGCGATCGTCATGCACGCATTGTCGAGCATTTTCGCAACCGCCCCTCGCACTGAACACGATCGACGCGTCTTGGGAAACGTTGCCGGGCACTGCATTAGGAAAGCGAATCATGCCAGATAGTGCCCCACAACAATTGCTCCATCTCGTCATCGGCGGCGAACTGACCGATCTTGGGGGGACGACCTTCAAGGATCTCGACAAGGTAGAAATCGTCGGCGTGTACCCCAATTATGCGTCCGCCTACACCGCCTGGAAGGCCAAGGCGCAGCAGACCGTGGACAACGCCCACATGCGCTACTTCATCGTGCATCTCCACCGGCTGCTCGACCCGGATCAAGACACGAAGCCTGCCCGTTGAAAAAACTGCTTCGTAACGTGCTGCGCAGCAGCTGGCTTCAGCGCGCTGCGGGTGTCCTCGCGGCCGAATATTTGCGGCTGGTCTGGCTGACCAACAAGTTCGCCTTCGATCCGCCCGACGTCTATGCGATCGTCGAACCGCAGATGCCGGCGATCTTCGCGTTCTGGCACGGCCAGCATTTCATGACGCCATTCATCAAGACCAAGAAGAGCCACCGCGGCAAGGTCCTGATCTCGCGGCACCGCGACGGCGAATTCAACGCCATCGCCGCCGAACGGCTCGGGATCGGCACCATCCGCGGTTCCGGCGACCATGGCTCGGCGTTCCATCGCAAAGGGGGCGTCGGCGCCTTCAAGGAGATGGTGCGGGCGCTCGAAGACAACTATAACGTTGCATTGACCGCCGACGTGCCGAAGCGCTCGCGGATCGCGGGGCTCGGCATCATCATGCTGGCGCGGGAATCGGGACGGCCGATCATGCCATTTGCGATGACCACGAGCCGCTTCATCCGCCTGAAGAACTGGGACCGCACCACCATCAATTTGCCGTTCGGGCGCGGCACATTGGTGGGAGGCGACATCATCGTGGTTCCGCCCGACGCCGATACCGAGACCATGGAAAAATTGCGCGCGCAGCTCGAGGCGACGCTGAACGATGCGACCCGTCGCGCCTATGCGCAAATCGGCCGTCCGGAAGGGGCGGGCCATGGCTAACACCTTGCCGATGACGCTGCGCTTCTACCAGAAGCTGTCGTCCGCGATGGTGCCGCTGGCGCCGGCGCTGATCAAGCGGCGGCTGAAATTGGGCAAGGAGGATCCGGCGCGGGTCTCTGAGCGGCGCGGCATGAGCCGGGACGTCCGGCCGCACGGACCGTTGGTGTGGATCCATGGCGCCAGCGTCGGCGAAGTGCTGGCGGCGGCAGCCCTGATCGAGAGACTGCGCGCGCTCAATATCCGCATCCTCCTGACCTCGGGCACGGTGACCTCGGCGGCGATCGTGGCAAAACGGTTTCCCGCCGACATCATCCATCAATATGTGCCCTACGATTCGCCGCGCTATGTCGCGCGCTTCCTCGATCACTGGCGGCCGTCGCTGGCGCTGTTCATCGAGTCGGATCTGTGGCCCAATCTGATCCTCTCCAGCGCGGCGCGGCGGCTGCCGATGGTCCTGATCAACGGGCGGATGTCGCACCGCTCGTTTCCGCGCTGGCGCCGCGTTGCCGGCACGATCTCGGCGCTGCTTGGTCGGTTCGATGTCTGTCTCGCCCAATCGAAAGTCGATGCCGAGCGCTTTGCCGCGCTTGGCAGCCGCAACGTCATCACGACAGGCAATTTGAAGCTGGATGTTCCGGCGCCGCCAGCAGATCACGCCAAACTGGAGCGGCTGATGGCGGTGACGCGGGGACGGCCGATCATCGTGGCGGCGTCGACCCATCCCGGCGAAGAGGACATCCTGATCGACGTGCACCGCACGCTGGCCGGATTCTTCCCGTCGCTGTTGAGCGTGATCGTGCCGCGGCATCCCGATCGCGGCGAGGCGATCGCGCGGACCATCGCGGCTGCCGGCCTCCATGCGGCGTTGCGTTCGCACGAGGACTTGCCGACGGCGGCCGCCGACATCTATGTCGCCGATACCATGGGCGAACTGGGATTGTTTTACCGCCTGGCGCCGATCGTGTTCATGGGCGGCTCGCTGATTCCCCATGGCGGGCAGAATCCGATCGAAGCGGTCAAGCTCGGCGCCTCGATCGTACACGGCCCGCATGTGTTCAATTTCACCGACGTCTACGAGGCGCTCGATGGCGCCGGCGGCGCACGACGGGCCGACACCCAGGAGGCGCTGGTGAAACAGCTCGGCCAGTTGCTGGCGGACCCTGCGGCGCGCGACGTATCGGCAGAAGCCGCGGCGCGTGTGGTCGGCGAACTCGGCGGCGCGCTCGACCGGACGCTCGCCGCGCTCGAACCGTATCTGTTGCAGTTGCGGCTCGAAATGGGGGCGGCGAATGCGTGAGCCGGCCTTCTGGCACCGGCCATCGTCATGGATATCGCTGCTACTGACGCCGCTCGGCGCATTCTATGGCCTGATCGCCGCCTACCGGCTGCAGCGCGAGGGGTTTGACGCCGGCATCCCCGTGCTGTGCGTCGGCAATTACCACGTCGGCGGCGCCGGCAAGACCCCGGCGGTGCTGGCGCTGACAAAGGTGCTGCGCGATCTCGGCGAGACGCCGGTGGTGCTCAGCCGCGGCTATGGCGGGCGATTGCGCGGTCCGGTCAGCGTCGATCCGGCGCGCCATGTCGCCGAAGACGTCGGCGATGAGCCGCTGATGCTGGCGCAGACCGTCCCGGTGGTGGTCGCGCGCGATCGTGTTGCTGGCATCGCGCTGGCGCGGTCGCAGCGCGCGACCGTGATCCTGATGGACGACGGGTTCCAGAATCCGGCGATCGCCAAGGACGCTTCGCTGATCGTGATCGACCGCGTCCGCGGCCTCGGCAACGGAAGTGTGTTTCCCGCCGGCCCCCTGCGCGCGCCATTATTGCCGCAGCTTGAGCGCACCGACGCGCTGGTCGTGATCGGCGAGCAGGGCACCTCCGCCGCGCCGGTCGCCGCCGCCATCGCCGCGCGGGGAAAACCGGTGCTGTCGGCGCATCTTGTGCCGGACGAAGTTTCGCTGGCCGCGCTGACCGGCAAGCGCGTGCTCGCCTTCGCGGGGATCGGCGACCCCGCCCGATTTTTCCGGACGCTGCGCGAAAACGGCATCGAGGTCGCGGTGGAACGCGCCTTCGGTGATCACCATCCGTTTTCGAAAAACGAGATCGACATGCTGCTCGCGGAAGCAAAATTCGTCGCGCTGACGCTGGTTTCGACGGAAAAGGATCTGGCGCGGTTGCGCAACGGCGCGGGACTGCCTGCCTGGGCGAAGGAAATCGTGCCGTTCAAGGTGAGACTGGAATTTGATGATGCGGCAGCGTTGCGGAAGTTCGTGGCTGGCGTCTTGTTCAAGGCGCGCGAGAAGAGATTTAGGACGAAGGCGTAGGACAGAGCCAACGGGTCGCGCGAACGCGCGCCCGATGATAAACTCCGCGAAACCCATCATCTCATTGGAAGCCATTGATGGGTTTCGCAAGCGCTCAACCCATCCTACAGGCTACGATCTCTGCGATCTCAACTCTTCAAAGCGCCGGGGAAATGCCGCTGCAGCACCGCGCTCGGGATGGCGTAGGCCTCCTGCAGGTCGACGCTCCAGTATTTCAATTCGTCGAGCGGGATCCGCGCATCGGTCACCGCGCAGCGGACATAGGTTCCCGGCGAGACCACTCGGAAATCGCCGTCGAGATATTGCACCTGCGCTTCGCCATGGCCCGAGGGACCGAATTTATTCAGCACGTTTGAAGTCTCCGTCACCCCGGCCAATCGTACCGGATTAAATGTTTGTCATTCATCGATCTATCATAAATAAGTCGCGGTGTCCGCCTGTCAAACCCACCGATTTGTGATGAAATCTTGTATTCGTGCATGCTAGCGTTTCGCGAATGGACGCTGTCTTCAGTGCGCCGTGGCGGCCCGGCAAGCACCCGGCAAATACAATGCGCCTCCTGTCAGCAATCACATTCCTGATGCTTTTCTCCACAGCGTTTGGCGCCGGCGCCGCGCCCTTGCCGGCGCCGCATCAGGTCGACATTCCCTTATCTGGCGGCACGTTGCACGCGCAGCTCTACAAGCCCGACGGCAACGGCCCGTTTCCGGTGGTGATCGCGCTGCATGGCTGCGGCGGGTTGGCGGGCCATTCCGAGCCGGTGCTGTCGCGCTATCGCGATTGGGCCGAGCAATTGCTCAAAGTCGGCAATGCCGTCCTGCTTCCGGACTCCTATGGTTCGCGCGACCTCGGCCCGCAATGCCGCGTCAAGGAGCGGGAGCGCCGCGTGCTCGCGCGTCGCCAGCGGGTCGACGACATCATGGCCTCGCGGCAATGGTTGGTGCAGCAGCCCTGGGCCGCCCACGACCGCATCAGCCTGCTCGGATGGTCGAACGGCGCCAGCGCGCTATTGTGGGCGGTGCGTCCGCAATCGTCCTCGCGCAGTGTCGAGCCTGACTTCCGCTCCGCGGTGGCGTTCTATCCGGATTGCCGGGTTTCGGCCGGCCTCGGCTGGAGCGCGCGGATTCCGACGCTGCTTCTGATCGGCGCCAAGGATGACGTCAGTTCGCCGCCCGCCTGCCGTCAGATGATCGACGGCGCGCGCGGGCGCAGCGCATTGACGCGAATCGTGGTTTATCCCGGCGCCTATCACGATTTCGACCGAGCCAATCTTCCGCCGCAGGCGATCGCCGGAACGCCGGACGCGGCTCTGCCCGAAGGCGGCCATCTTGGCACCGATCCCGAAGCCCGCGCCGATTCGCAAAAGCTGGTCGCCGAGTGGCTGGCAAGGTAGCTTCTCCCTCGCCCCGCTCTTCGCGGGGAGAGGGTGGGGTGAGGGGCTGTCTCCTCGTCAAGACTTGGAGTTGTGGCGAACCCTGTGCCTTGCCCCTCACCCGAAATTCGCTTTCGCGAATTTCGACCTCTCCCCGCAAAAGGGCGGGGAGATGTAACAAAGCGCGCACCGTCTAAAACAAGCTTCCCTGCCCGACCGGTTTTATCACCCGCTTCGGCGCGGCCGGCTTCGGCTCGCTTACCGCCGGCTTCACGGGGCGCGCGACCGCCGGGCGATCGCCATCCGCGGTCGCCGCGACGCGGCCATCAGAAAATTCCAGGTCGAGCCGCGCGCCGGGACCGATGCTGGCGGCGGCGTGCAGGGGGTGGCCTTGCTCGTCGCGCACCAGCGCAAAGCCGCGCGCGAGTACGCTGCGATAG is drawn from Bradyrhizobium lablabi and contains these coding sequences:
- a CDS encoding 3-deoxy-D-manno-octulosonic acid transferase, whose protein sequence is MRKSAVRKGRAMANTLPMTLRFYQKLSSAMVPLAPALIKRRLKLGKEDPARVSERRGMSRDVRPHGPLVWIHGASVGEVLAAAALIERLRALNIRILLTSGTVTSAAIVAKRFPADIIHQYVPYDSPRYVARFLDHWRPSLALFIESDLWPNLILSSAARRLPMVLINGRMSHRSFPRWRRVAGTISALLGRFDVCLAQSKVDAERFAALGSRNVITTGNLKLDVPAPPADHAKLERLMAVTRGRPIIVAASTHPGEEDILIDVHRTLAGFFPSLLSVIVPRHPDRGEAIARTIAAAGLHAALRSHEDLPTAAADIYVADTMGELGLFYRLAPIVFMGGSLIPHGGQNPIEAVKLGASIVHGPHVFNFTDVYEALDGAGGARRADTQEALVKQLGQLLADPAARDVSAEAAARVVGELGGALDRTLAALEPYLLQLRLEMGAANA
- a CDS encoding dienelactone hydrolase family protein, with the translated sequence MRLLSAITFLMLFSTAFGAGAAPLPAPHQVDIPLSGGTLHAQLYKPDGNGPFPVVIALHGCGGLAGHSEPVLSRYRDWAEQLLKVGNAVLLPDSYGSRDLGPQCRVKERERRVLARRQRVDDIMASRQWLVQQPWAAHDRISLLGWSNGASALLWAVRPQSSSRSVEPDFRSAVAFYPDCRVSAGLGWSARIPTLLLIGAKDDVSSPPACRQMIDGARGRSALTRIVVYPGAYHDFDRANLPPQAIAGTPDAALPEGGHLGTDPEARADSQKLVAEWLAR
- a CDS encoding 3'(2'),5'-bisphosphate nucleotidase CysQ, whose protein sequence is MPDQVLARDGALLRETVREAGRLALSLFRTELKNWTKGASSPVSEADIRVNDLLEKRLRAVTPDYGWLSEESVDDDTRLGKHLVWIVDPIDGTRGYLAGREDWCVSVALVEDASPLLAAVFAPATDEFFFAARGEGATLDGVPVHATPGRELDFSRIAGPKPLVERLNLSPGEITLYPRIGSLALRLCRVAQGSLDAAFAGGQSRDWDLAAANLIVQEANGNMTALSGDKILYNRREVTHGVLVAAGSDRHARIVEHFRNRPSH
- a CDS encoding lysophospholipid acyltransferase family protein gives rise to the protein MKKLLRNVLRSSWLQRAAGVLAAEYLRLVWLTNKFAFDPPDVYAIVEPQMPAIFAFWHGQHFMTPFIKTKKSHRGKVLISRHRDGEFNAIAAERLGIGTIRGSGDHGSAFHRKGGVGAFKEMVRALEDNYNVALTADVPKRSRIAGLGIIMLARESGRPIMPFAMTTSRFIRLKNWDRTTINLPFGRGTLVGGDIIVVPPDADTETMEKLRAQLEATLNDATRRAYAQIGRPEGAGHG
- the lpxK gene encoding tetraacyldisaccharide 4'-kinase — encoded protein: MREPAFWHRPSSWISLLLTPLGAFYGLIAAYRLQREGFDAGIPVLCVGNYHVGGAGKTPAVLALTKVLRDLGETPVVLSRGYGGRLRGPVSVDPARHVAEDVGDEPLMLAQTVPVVVARDRVAGIALARSQRATVILMDDGFQNPAIAKDASLIVIDRVRGLGNGSVFPAGPLRAPLLPQLERTDALVVIGEQGTSAAPVAAAIAARGKPVLSAHLVPDEVSLAALTGKRVLAFAGIGDPARFFRTLRENGIEVAVERAFGDHHPFSKNEIDMLLAEAKFVALTLVSTEKDLARLRNGAGLPAWAKEIVPFKVRLEFDDAAALRKFVAGVLFKAREKRFRTKA
- a CDS encoding DUF2093 domain-containing protein, whose protein sequence is MLNKFGPSGHGEAQVQYLDGDFRVVSPGTYVRCAVTDARIPLDELKYWSVDLQEAYAIPSAVLQRHFPGALKS
- a CDS encoding DUF4170 domain-containing protein, whose protein sequence is MPDSAPQQLLHLVIGGELTDLGGTTFKDLDKVEIVGVYPNYASAYTAWKAKAQQTVDNAHMRYFIVHLHRLLDPDQDTKPAR